CCTCTTACTAATATTTCTCCGTCTTCAGCTACTTTAATTTCGGTGTTATACACTGGAATGCCAGAACTTACTATACCGGTTTCTTTATCTACTGGAAGTTCACCGTCATAAGGATAAGGCCATAAAGTTGCAGGGGAAGTGGTTTCAGTCAACCCCCAAGCCATGTAAATCCATTGTCCTATTTTTTCTTTCCATTCTAGTTCTAACGCTCTTGGCATTGGCATCCCTCCAGATGACCATAGTCTCATACTTGAAAGATCTTCGTTATTGTAGGCATTGAGCATAGCTCTATATGCCGTAGCTACACTCATTGTAACGGTAGTTTTCTTTTCTTCAACATCTCTAAGTGCCAGTGAAGGATTGAATCTGTAAGAAATATCTATTTCGCTTCCGGAAAGTACTGCCGTAGTTATGTGAAAAATCTGTCCCGTTATATGGAAAAAGGGGGCAATACCTAAAATTTTATCTCTCTCAGAGAAATTAAACCATTTATTGTAAATAATGGATGAGGCAAAAATGTTTACATGGGTAATTGGTACACCTTTAGGTTTTCCTGTAGTTCCTGAGGTGTAGACTAGTAATGCTAAATCGTTCGGTTTTAAGTCTTCTGCTAAATCTCTGGATAAAGACTTAAAGTTTAATTCCTCATTACAGTCATTAACCTTCCATTTTTCTCTAAGCTCTTCCGGAATTTCGTGGAACGTATAAGGGCTTGTTCTTATTACTTTTATCTTTGAGTTATCCACTTTCGCCTCACATGAAGCTATCATCAAGTGAACTCCAGAGTCATGGATAAGAAACTCTAACTCCCTTTCTGAGTAAGAAGGGTTTACCGGAAGTACTATTCCTCCTTTCTCCCATATTGCATATTCCAAAATTATAAACTGAGGAATATTCTGCATAGATAAGATGACTATATCTCCCTTCCTAATATCGAGCTGAGACGATATTCCTTTGACCATTAGGTAAAGGTCGTTGTATGTAATTCTATTTCCAAAATAATCAATAGCAACATTGTCTCCATATTTAGACGCCGATTCCTCCAAAATTTTAGGCTGAGTTTTTGGATTGTATATTTCACTTAATTCTTCTCCTTTGATCATAATACTAAACCTCCGGTCACTTCTATAATTGCACCATTAATATACGAGGCTTCTTCTGAGCAGAGAAAAGTTATTACATTAGCTACATCCTCTGGACTTCCTACTCTTTTTAAAGGAATCCTATCAATTATTATCTTTCTTACTTTCTCTGGAACACTTGCAATCATCGGCGTATCAATGAACCCTGGAACTATAGCGTTTACCATTATGTTATATTTTCCTAATTCTCTAGCTAAAGTTTTAGTAAAACCTATTATCCCTGCTTTTGCTGCGGCATAATTAGCTTGACCGTTATTTCCTAACCAACTTGCAGACGACATGTTAATAATTCTTCCCCAGTTATATTTTATCATGCCCTCTACTACTTGCTTTGTACAATTAAAAGCCCCATAAAGATGTACTTTTATAACTTGATCCCATTGCTCCGGAGTCATTTTGACGAATAATGCGTCCCTAATTATTCCTGCATTATTAACTAGAATATCCACATGATCGATGCCTAGTATTTTAATTGCGTTCTCGTAAAACTCCTTACACGAATTCCAATCCGACACATCAACTTGTAATCCTATAACCCGAGAACTTGTTTTAGACTCAATCTCACGGGCTTTTTCTTTAATATCTTCTCTTATATCTCCAAGTATTACAGTATATCCTTTATATGCCATCTTTAACGACGTTGCATAACCTATTCCACTCCCTGCTCCCGTCACTAGCGCTACTCTAGACATAAATATTACCTAGCTCTTTAAATGATTACCAAATTAAAAACAACTCTCTTTACATATAAAGATGAGAATTTAAATATAAGCTTAAAGAGCTCGCATTTATTGCTAAAGTTTAAATAATAAAGTCCTTACGACTTTACTTGAAAAGTATAGCTGATACTTTTTATTTTAGCTAACTGAATAAACTTAGAGAGAAAATGTCCTCTGTAAAAAGAATATATCTTCTAGATTATGGAAAATTGGCTGGAGAAATAGGATGG
This genomic interval from Acidianus sp. HS-5 contains the following:
- a CDS encoding AMP-binding protein, which produces MMIKGEELSEIYNPKTQPKILEESASKYGDNVAIDYFGNRITYNDLYLMVKGISSQLDIRKGDIVILSMQNIPQFIILEYAIWEKGGIVLPVNPSYSERELEFLIHDSGVHLMIASCEAKVDNSKIKVIRTSPYTFHEIPEELREKWKVNDCNEELNFKSLSRDLAEDLKPNDLALLVYTSGTTGKPKGVPITHVNIFASSIIYNKWFNFSERDKILGIAPFFHITGQIFHITTAVLSGSEIDISYRFNPSLALRDVEEKKTTVTMSVATAYRAMLNAYNNEDLSSMRLWSSGGMPMPRALELEWKEKIGQWIYMAWGLTETTSPATLWPYPYDGELPVDKETGIVSSGIPVYNTEIKVAEDGEILVRGPQVVSGYWKMDKFKDGWLPTGDIGKIVNGWVYIIDRKKDIIDASGFKIMPREVEEVIYEHPAVSEVAVVGLPDEYRGETVAAFIKLKDSYEPSEKLKEEIISLCRKNLAPYKVPRIVNFVNEIPKTPSGKIMRRAFRNENT
- a CDS encoding beta-ketoacyl-ACP reductase, whose translation is MSRVALVTGAGSGIGYATSLKMAYKGYTVILGDIREDIKEKAREIESKTSSRVIGLQVDVSDWNSCKEFYENAIKILGIDHVDILVNNAGIIRDALFVKMTPEQWDQVIKVHLYGAFNCTKQVVEGMIKYNWGRIINMSSASWLGNNGQANYAAAKAGIIGFTKTLARELGKYNIMVNAIVPGFIDTPMIASVPEKVRKIIIDRIPLKRVGSPEDVANVITFLCSEEASYINGAIIEVTGGLVL